The DNA region GCGCACATATGGCTCGCCAGCAGACTTGTACTCTTCGAACTGCTCCACGTGGAAGGAGATACCGAGCTTCTCCAAGAGGCCAGTGAGGAATAGCTCCGAGACGGAGAAGCCGCTCAGCTTGAGTAGCCCTCCTGGTGGCATGAAGATGCTGTCTGCAGCAACAGCGAGCATGAAGTCTCGTTCGTCGCCAGCCTCCATGAAGGCGTAGATGAACTTGCCGCTCTTGCGGAATTCGAGCAAGGCTTCTATGAGCTCTTCTCGCTGTGCCCAGCCCGTACTGCTAAGGCTGAGCCGTAGGTATGCGCCTTTGATGGAGGGGTCAGACTGTGCTATGCGGAGCGCTTCCAGAGTTTCGCGAAAGGTCGCCTGCGGTGGGGCACCGAAGAGCTCCGCTACGGAGCCTTGGCGCCACTCTGGGAGGCTGCCAAGCTCCAGTAGGAGCACTGAGGGCTCGCGATCGCCAGTAGTGATGCTCGGCAGTTTGAGGTCATCTAAGGGTAGCCATCGTGGCAGGAGCAGGCTGAGTAGTACATAAACGGCAGCGAGTCCCGCAACGACGAGTGGGGGTATCCACCACGGTGTCTTGCGGCGCTGTGGAGGAACCTGGGTTGGGAAGTCAGAGTCTCTCTGGCGTGTCGGGAAGTCTGCAGCCATGGGAGGTGCACCGAAAGGAGACCGCCGCGAAAATACAGACCCACAGGGCACGTCGTATGCTGTGCCCATAGGTGGAGGCAGCATGTCGGAGACTCTCCCGCAGGTGCTGCTGGAAGAGTACTTGTACGAGCTCCCGCCGGATCGGATTGCGCAGTATCCGTTGTCAGAGCGAGACCAGTGTCGGCTACTGGTAGCGGAATGTCGTACCCGAACGATTCGGCATCACACCTTCGCTGAACTCCCTGAGCTGCTCCCTGCGGGTACACTGCTCGTGCGCAACGTGACGAAGGTTGTCCATGCTCGCCTATTCCTACGTAAGCCGACGGGAGGAGTAGTAGAGGTGCTGCTGCTACAGCCACTGGAAGGCTCGCCAGAGGCCGGGTTTGCTGCGCATCCGCCTGTGGAGTGGGAGTGTCTGCTGCGGGGTCGCCGATTGCGCCCTGGCACAGAACTAGGGCTAGTGGTGGGAAGGTGGAGGCTCCATGCTCGCCTTCTCGACTATGCTGCCGGACAAGCGAGTATCTGGTTGGATTGGCAGCCTGCAACGGCGACGTTAGCTGAGCTCCTCCAAGAGCTGGGACGAGTTCCGCTGCCACCGTACTTGCGGCGGGAGGATGAAGCAGCCGACCGGGAGCTCTACCAGACCGTCTACGCTAGTGTGCCGGGGTCAGTCGCCGCTCCAACGGCGGGACTGCACTTCACGGAGACTCTCTTCCAGCGGCTCAAGCAGGCAGGGATCGAGATTGCGGACGTATGCCTCCACGTCGGCATGGACACCTTCAAACCCGTTCGGGTGTCGGACGCCCGCCAGCACAAGATGCACAGTGAGTTTTTGAGTGTCGCAGATTCCACGCTTCGGGTGTTGCGAGAGTTCTTCCGCCATCCTGACCGGCAGTGGCTCGTTGCTGTAGGGACTACCTCTGTACGGACGCTGGAGACACTCTACTGGCATGGGGTTCGCCTCTTCGTTCGGAGAGACTCTGAGCTTTGGGCTTCCCCAACTCTGCAGCTGCCTCAGTGGGAACCGTACGACCTCCTTCGCGGACCACTCCCCCCACCAGCCGACGCATTCGAGGCCATCCTAGAGTGGATGCAGCACCATGGCATCGGGCAGCTCCAGGGGACGACGGAGCTGATGATCATGCCTGGCTACCGCTACCAGCTCTGTGATGCCATCATCACGAACTTCCACCAGCCGCGGAGCACGCTCCTCCTGTTGGTGGGAGCTTTCGTGGGAGAATTTTGGCGCGATATCTACGCTGAAGCCCTCGCTCAGGGCTACCGGTTCCTCAGCTACGGGGATGCTTCCCTCCTCATCTGCCCGCGGCAACTTCCACGATAGCGTCTGCCCGTGGCAACTTTACAGCACTGGGTGTGAAACTAGCGCTAAAGGGCAGAGTCCACCTAGGTCCGGCTGTGGTCTTCCAATTCGGCTACGACAACCGCCACAGCATGCGTTGCCGTGTGCGACAGCGACACGTGGAAGCAGTAGCCGCTATAGCGGCGTGCTAGTTCGCCTCCAAGCAAGAGCTCCGGTTCACCCAGTTGGCCGTTGACGACGGAAATCGCATTCCACAGGCACGGAGGGCGCATCCCTGTTCGGATGGCTTTGCTGAAGGCCTCCTTGGCAGCAAATCGGGCAGCGTAGTGAAGGGCACGTCGCTGGCCAAAGCGGTCGCAGTACTGGCGCTCCACGTCCGTGAAGATGCGGCGAAGGAAGCGTTCGCCGTAGCGTTCTATTGCGGCCTCTATGCGGCGGACCTCAACGATATCAACGCCGATGCCGACGATCATCCTGCCTTCGAGAGCTTTTGACGGCATTCGCAGAGCCGGCGGAGGAGCTCTGGCAGAACAGTTGCTGCGGAGCCGCGGAGAGCGATGTCGGCAGCAGGTGTTAGCTCCGTTGGGTTGGGGTTCACTTCTATCACCGTTGCTCCCGCCAGTTTCGCCTGCCAGACGAGCCCTGCCGCTGGGTAGACCTCCCCTGAGGTGCCAATCGAGAGTAATACGTCGCAGCGAGCGACTGCTTGCTCCGCTTCAGCGAAGACGTCCTCCGGCAAGAGCTCCCCAAACCAGACTACAGACGGGCGGATCCGACCACCGCAGTGGGGACAAGTAGGAGCTCTTTCTTCGGGCAGATTCGGTGCCTCGTAAGGCCGGCCACAGCGATGGCAGTGGTTCCGCAGGATAGAGCCGTGGAGCTCCAGCACCCGGCGGCTCCCGGCACGTTGGTGGAGTTGGTCAATGTTCTGCGTGACGACCGTGAACTCCTCGAAGTGCGGCTCCATAGCCGCTAAGGCGTAATGCCCAGGATTGGGTTCAGCAGCAGCGATGACGCGGCGGCGGTGCTGGTACCATGCCCATACGCGGTCTGGGTTCCGTTCGAAGGCTTCTGGAGTCGCAAGCTCTTCCGGTCGGAACTGCTCCCAAAGTCCTCCAGGGTCGCGGAAAGTAGGAATACCGCTCTCGGCGGAGATTCCCGCACCGGTAAAGGCAACCACTCTACGAGCTTGGCAGAGTCTTTCAGCAGCCCGCTGATATGCCGTACCGTCGGCGCTCATCGTCGCATGTTACAAGTGCCACCGGGTGCCAAGAGCAGCAAGTCTCCTGCTCGAGTGCCTCGATCGGCAAGAGTGTCGGTGCGGAGGTACTCGAAGTTCTGCGTCAGGTTGTAGAGCCCTAAGGAGTCTACGTCAGCACTGAGCTGAAGCTGTTCGGCAAGCTGCCCGAGAAAATCCTGGATGGGATGCTGAGCCGGTAGCTGCAGGCGTAGAATCTGTCCGGAGAAGGCCCGGCACACGAAGACCTCAATTACGGCTGCTGCCATAGGAGCTGACCAACCAGTTTCCGGACTGCTCGCCGAAACTCCAGCACAGAGTCGTCGTGCACCTTGGTGTCCGCGGCTGCGATGAGCTCTGGAGCGATCGCTTGGCCGACTCGGGAGAGCCGGTAGAGCTCCATCCGGAGGTGGGCTCCCTCGCTCGTTCGCTGGAATGAGCCGGCAAGGAGGTACTCTACGCCCATGTTGGCCAGCAGCTCCAGCTCTAAGGCTGTCGGCGGATTGTAGTTCTCGGGCTCACGGAGTCGGCCGAGGGCATAGATGGAGTCGCGCGTGTCGATGTCACAGACGACGAAGCGGGGATGGTGGCGGGCGGTGTCAATTGCATTGAGCACGGCATCGTAGGAGCTGACGACCTTCTGCCGGAAGAGCTGCCATGGTGGTAGTCCCGGCTCTTCGCTGTAGCTGATGCTGCTGACCGCCAGTAACGGAGCTGGATAGACCCGTAACGGGGGCTCGTGGGTAGCGTACAGTGTGCTGTCGCCGACGCAGAGGGCAAATGCTCGCTGGGTTGCTTCTAAGAGTGCCGGGTCGTAGAGGGGCTCTCCTGAGCCGACTCTCGCGTATCGAGCCAGCGCGTAACCGACGCCGCGGCTTTCGGACTCATACTCCGGCGCCCATCGCAGCACGACCTCTACGCGGACCAGGTGGACGAAGCGCTCTGCCAGAGCAAAGCAGATAGCGGTGCATCCTAGACGTTGCGCCACAGCCCGTACTGTCGGTGCCAGCCCTTCACGCTGAAGGGCTTCGATGACCGAGTCTCGCTGTAGTGCAGGGACGACGGTGTATCGGCCGGAGACCTCCACAGCGAGCGTAATGGCAGCCTCTAACTTCTGTGTGCCGAAACCAGCAAAGCCAGTGCCGAGTCGGGCCTGAGCAATGAGGATCGCTGGCGGCAAGATGGAGTCGTTTGCCCGGCACAGGGTTCCCGGCAGTGCACCAAGAGCAAGAACGAGGAACCACATTGGTCCTACCGTACGCTCTCAGCAGAGCACAGACGCCGGAGGAGCAGAGGCCAGTGTAACGGCTTGTTCTTAAACGGTTTAGCACTGCTCGGCGTCTATTGCCTGGGCACAGGGAGGTAAGGGCGATGCGGATTGTTTGCACGATTGGAGACTGCAACGGTGTCGGATTGGAGGTCTGGGTGAAGGCCCTGGCGGAGGCACAGCGCCATTCGAAGGTCTTCGGCACCCGATGGGCCCTCATTGCCCATCCGAGGTCGGTGGCAGAGTACGTCGATGGATGTTGTCTATCGGTCAAGCTCCAGCAAGGGAGCTTGCAGATAGGACGCCTCACGGTGGAGCTAATTCCTTGCCAGACGTACGCCCCCGTTCGTTGGGGCTACCCTGATCCGCTGGCAGCCCGCCAAGCATGGGAAGCGCTGGCAACCGCGCTAGAGTTAGCTCGGAGTGGGCAGGCCGATGCCATTGTTACGCTGCCGATCACGAAGCACCTCATGAACGAGATTGGCTGGCGCTTCCCAGGCCAGACGGAGTATCTGGCTCACCCTTATCCGAACCGTACTCCGACGATGCTCTTCGTTGCGGGTTCTCTACGGGTGGCTCTCTTGACAACCCATGTCCCGCTGCGGCGAGTCCACAGCATGGTGACGCCAGAAGCCTTCTCTGCCTTCGTGCAGCGCCTCCACGATGGGCTCTCCGTAGACTTTGGCCTACGAGAGCCCAAGATAGCGCTCTTGGGGCTCAATCCCCATGCTGGCGAGAGTAGCAGGCTAGGGAATGAGGAGCGGATGCTTCAGCCTGCCATAGAGAAGCTGCGTCGTGCTGGGTATGTTGTGGACGGTCCTTTTGCTGCCGATAGCTTCTTTGCGCGCCAGCGCTGGAAGGAGTACGACGTCACCGTGGCGATGTACCACGACCAGGGACTTATCCCCTTTAAGCTGCTAGCTCGCGGCCGTGGGGTCAACGTAACGCTCGGACTTCCGTTCGTCCGTACGTCGCCTGACCACGGCACTGCGTACGATATTGCAGGCAAAGGGATTGCCGACCACCGCAGCATGTACCACGCTCTACTCCTCAGCTTGGAGCTGGCACAACGGCGCCGTGCTCACGGCTTGCACCCTCGTAGGAGAGATATTGCCCCGGTCCGCGAGGCCTCCCTGGCATGATAGTGAACGGGGTGCCATACCGCACAATCTGGCGACAGCGCGAGGGGGTCATTGCTCTCATTGATCAGCGCTTCCTCCCACATCGCTTCGTGGTGGAGGAGGTGCACACGGTGGAGGAGATGGCGCGGGCGATCCGGGAGATGCACATCCGCGGCGCAATTGCCCTCGGCGCTGCTGCTGCGTATGGGCTGGAATTGGCTGCCGTTTCGGCTCCGGACGACCAGCTCCGGAAGGCTCTCCAGCGAGCAGCAACAGTACTGCGGCAAACACGTCCAACAGCCGTTAACATTGCCTGGGCAGTAGCAACGGTTATGGCGGCTGTAGATGGCGTAGAACAGCCGCAGGAGCTCCGCTTTCGGCTCCTTCAGGTGGTGGATGCGTTGGTAGAAGCAGAGGTGGACCGCTGTCGTCGTATTGGGGAACATGGCGCTCGGCTCCTCCAGCAGCTTGCAGAACAGCGGGGTGGTAAACCGCTCAACATCCTGACCCACTGCAATGCTGGCTGGTTAGGGTGCGTTGACTACGGCACGGCCCTAGCCCCTGTCTACGTTGCTGCTGAAGCGGGCACTCCGCTTCATGTCTGGGTGAGCGAGACACGTCCCCGAAACCAGGGAGCGGCGCTGACGGCCTGGGAGCTCCAGCAGCAGGGTATCCCTTACACGATTGTCGTCGACAGCGCCTGCGGGCACCTAGTGCAGCGAGGGATGGTTGATGTTGCTATCGTTGGGGCCGATCGCATCAGCCGACGAGGTGACACAGCCAACAAAATTGGGACTTACCTCAAGGCACTGGCGTGCCATCGGTATGGGGTACCGTTCTACGTGGCTGCTCCGAGCTCCTCTGTGGATTGGGGACTGAGCGACGGTCTGCAGGCGATCCCAATTGAGGAGCGCTCTCCGGACGAGGTGTTGACTACCAGTGGTTGGGACGGCAATGGGATTGCGACGGTTCGCATAGCGCCTGAAGGAGCGCCAGCGTGGAACCCAGCCTTTGACGTCACCCCAGCAGAGCTGATCACGGGCTTCATTACTGAGCATGGCGTCATTCAGCCGACGGAAGCCGCACTAGAAGCACTGGCCAGGA from Candidatus Kapaibacterium sp. includes:
- a CDS encoding S-adenosylmethionine:tRNA ribosyltransferase-isomerase, which translates into the protein MSETLPQVLLEEYLYELPPDRIAQYPLSERDQCRLLVAECRTRTIRHHTFAELPELLPAGTLLVRNVTKVVHARLFLRKPTGGVVEVLLLQPLEGSPEAGFAAHPPVEWECLLRGRRLRPGTELGLVVGRWRLHARLLDYAAGQASIWLDWQPATATLAELLQELGRVPLPPYLRREDEAADRELYQTVYASVPGSVAAPTAGLHFTETLFQRLKQAGIEIADVCLHVGMDTFKPVRVSDARQHKMHSEFLSVADSTLRVLREFFRHPDRQWLVAVGTTSVRTLETLYWHGVRLFVRRDSELWASPTLQLPQWEPYDLLRGPLPPPADAFEAILEWMQHHGIGQLQGTTELMIMPGYRYQLCDAIITNFHQPRSTLLLLVGAFVGEFWRDIYAEALAQGYRFLSYGDASLLICPRQLPR
- the acpS gene encoding holo-ACP synthase: MIVGIGVDIVEVRRIEAAIERYGERFLRRIFTDVERQYCDRFGQRRALHYAARFAAKEAFSKAIRTGMRPPCLWNAISVVNGQLGEPELLLGGELARRYSGYCFHVSLSHTATHAVAVVVAELEDHSRT
- the mtnA gene encoding S-methyl-5-thioribose-1-phosphate isomerase, coding for MIVNGVPYRTIWRQREGVIALIDQRFLPHRFVVEEVHTVEEMARAIREMHIRGAIALGAAAAYGLELAAVSAPDDQLRKALQRAATVLRQTRPTAVNIAWAVATVMAAVDGVEQPQELRFRLLQVVDALVEAEVDRCRRIGEHGARLLQQLAEQRGGKPLNILTHCNAGWLGCVDYGTALAPVYVAAEAGTPLHVWVSETRPRNQGAALTAWELQQQGIPYTIVVDSACGHLVQRGMVDVAIVGADRISRRGDTANKIGTYLKALACHRYGVPFYVAAPSSSVDWGLSDGLQAIPIEERSPDEVLTTSGWDGNGIATVRIAPEGAPAWNPAFDVTPAELITGFITEHGVIQPTEAALEALARNADVRVGGDR
- the pdxA gene encoding 4-hydroxythreonine-4-phosphate dehydrogenase PdxA, with product MRIVCTIGDCNGVGLEVWVKALAEAQRHSKVFGTRWALIAHPRSVAEYVDGCCLSVKLQQGSLQIGRLTVELIPCQTYAPVRWGYPDPLAARQAWEALATALELARSGQADAIVTLPITKHLMNEIGWRFPGQTEYLAHPYPNRTPTMLFVAGSLRVALLTTHVPLRRVHSMVTPEAFSAFVQRLHDGLSVDFGLREPKIALLGLNPHAGESSRLGNEERMLQPAIEKLRRAGYVVDGPFAADSFFARQRWKEYDVTVAMYHDQGLIPFKLLARGRGVNVTLGLPFVRTSPDHGTAYDIAGKGIADHRSMYHALLLSLELAQRRRAHGLHPRRRDIAPVREASLA
- a CDS encoding NAD-dependent deacylase, producing the protein MSADGTAYQRAAERLCQARRVVAFTGAGISAESGIPTFRDPGGLWEQFRPEELATPEAFERNPDRVWAWYQHRRRVIAAAEPNPGHYALAAMEPHFEEFTVVTQNIDQLHQRAGSRRVLELHGSILRNHCHRCGRPYEAPNLPEERAPTCPHCGGRIRPSVVWFGELLPEDVFAEAEQAVARCDVLLSIGTSGEVYPAAGLVWQAKLAGATVIEVNPNPTELTPAADIALRGSAATVLPELLRRLCECRQKLSKAG